In Urechidicola croceus, a single window of DNA contains:
- a CDS encoding glycosyltransferase, which yields MKFAIITHVVHMNDKQQLVAYEPYVREMNLWIKHVDEVQVVAPFSNELPTSIDTEYIHGDIDLKEVPYFDITSIKNSLKTIFIIPVILFQIYKSMRWADHIHLRCPGNMGLLGCIVQLFFPSKPKTVKYAGNWDPKSKQPFTYRIQKWIISNTFLTKNLNVLVYGVWENQSKNITPFFTATYSKKDIVEIKKKDFSNKIRFIFVGGFTIGKQPLISVKVIEQLKLKGFNIQLDMYGDGVQRNKVQDYILNNSLEAIVNLHGNVDKQTVKNAFQESHFLVFISKSEGWPKVVAEAMFWSCLPITTKVSCVPFMLDYGNRGVIVNTSVTEIVNVVETYLRNEKKYLKQVKNARNWSQNYTLEKFESEIKKLLKK from the coding sequence TTGAAGTTTGCAATAATTACTCACGTAGTTCATATGAATGATAAGCAACAACTAGTTGCTTATGAACCTTATGTTCGTGAAATGAATTTGTGGATTAAGCATGTTGATGAAGTTCAAGTTGTAGCGCCTTTTTCGAACGAATTGCCAACTTCAATTGACACAGAATATATACATGGAGATATTGATTTAAAGGAAGTTCCCTATTTTGACATTACTTCAATTAAAAATTCTTTAAAAACTATTTTTATTATTCCTGTAATTCTATTTCAGATTTATAAATCGATGCGTTGGGCAGATCATATTCACTTAAGATGTCCCGGAAACATGGGTTTATTAGGATGTATTGTTCAACTATTTTTTCCATCAAAGCCTAAAACAGTTAAATATGCGGGAAATTGGGACCCAAAGAGTAAGCAACCTTTTACCTATAGAATTCAAAAATGGATTATTTCAAATACTTTTTTAACTAAGAATTTAAATGTCTTGGTTTATGGTGTTTGGGAAAATCAGTCAAAAAACATTACACCCTTTTTTACTGCCACATATTCAAAAAAAGACATAGTTGAAATTAAAAAGAAAGACTTTTCTAATAAAATTCGATTTATCTTTGTAGGTGGATTTACAATTGGAAAACAGCCTTTGATAAGTGTGAAAGTTATAGAGCAATTGAAATTAAAAGGCTTCAACATACAACTAGACATGTATGGAGATGGTGTACAAAGAAATAAGGTGCAAGATTATATTTTGAATAATAGTTTGGAGGCAATTGTGAATTTACATGGAAATGTAGATAAGCAAACTGTAAAAAATGCATTTCAAGAATCTCATTTTTTAGTTTTTATATCTAAATCTGAGGGCTGGCCTAAAGTAGTTGCAGAAGCCATGTTTTGGAGTTGTTTACCAATTACAACCAAAGTTTCATGTGTGCCTTTTATGTTAGATTATGGTAATAGAGGAGTAATTGTAAATACATCTGTTACAGAAATTGTAAATGTTGTTGAAACATATTTAAGAAATGAAAAGAAGTATTTAAAACAAGTTAAAAATGCTAGAAATTGGTCTCAAAATTATACACTTGAAAAATTTGAATCTGAAATTAAGAAGTTATTAAAAAAATAA
- a CDS encoding glycosyltransferase family 4 protein, which yields MHIVFLTNEYPEKGESHGGIGSFVQNLSKNLVEKGFNISVIGISKSASTLEYDNGVEIHRIQQSTAKFGKFIFNSKRVRNTLKNIHEKKSIDIVEGSELSFAFLPKNTPYKKVIRMHGGHHFFAITLNKKPAVWRSFQERRSFKKADYYVSVSNYVGSQTKKYLKKNFEFTTIYNSVNTDKFVSKDNYKTIKDSLLFVGTICEKKGIRQLVQAIPIIKSKFPDVKLKIVGRDWKFPNGKSYTEYLKTFITESIKDNVEIIGVIPHDRISKYIEEAEICVYPSHMEAMPIAWLEGLLMGKPIVASNIGPAREAIKNNKTGLLANPHSPEDLAMKILELLLNKEKALKLGREARNDISKRFNQKNIIEQNINFYTSII from the coding sequence ATGCATATAGTTTTTTTGACAAATGAATATCCTGAAAAAGGTGAATCTCATGGAGGTATTGGATCTTTTGTTCAAAACTTATCTAAAAATTTAGTTGAAAAGGGTTTTAATATTTCTGTTATAGGTATTTCAAAATCGGCATCAACATTAGAGTATGATAATGGAGTTGAAATTCACAGAATTCAGCAATCAACTGCAAAATTCGGAAAGTTTATTTTTAATTCAAAGCGAGTTAGAAATACTTTAAAAAATATTCATGAAAAGAAATCAATTGATATTGTAGAAGGTTCAGAGTTGTCATTTGCATTTTTACCCAAGAATACACCTTATAAAAAAGTAATAAGAATGCATGGAGGTCATCACTTTTTTGCAATTACTTTGAACAAAAAACCAGCAGTTTGGCGTTCTTTTCAAGAGCGAAGATCATTTAAAAAAGCAGATTATTATGTTTCTGTTAGTAATTATGTTGGTAGCCAAACAAAAAAATATTTAAAGAAAAATTTTGAATTTACAACCATTTATAATTCTGTAAATACAGATAAGTTTGTTTCAAAGGATAATTATAAAACAATAAAAGATTCATTATTATTTGTTGGTACTATTTGTGAAAAAAAAGGGATTAGACAACTTGTTCAAGCAATTCCTATAATAAAAAGTAAATTTCCAGATGTAAAATTAAAAATAGTTGGTAGAGATTGGAAATTTCCAAATGGAAAATCTTATACTGAGTACTTAAAAACATTTATAACAGAAAGTATTAAAGATAATGTAGAGATCATAGGCGTCATACCACATGATAGAATTTCAAAGTATATTGAAGAGGCAGAAATATGTGTTTATCCATCACATATGGAGGCAATGCCAATAGCATGGCTCGAAGGATTATTAATGGGAAAACCAATAGTCGCAAGTAATATTGGTCCTGCCAGAGAAGCTATTAAAAACAATAAAACAGGATTATTAGCAAATCCACATTCTCCAGAAGATTTAGCAATGAAAATTTTAGAATTATTATTAAATAAAGAAAAGGCTTTAAAATTAGGAAGAGAAGCTAGGAATGATATATCTAAGAGGTTTAACCAAAAAAATATTATAGAACAGAACATTAATTTTTATACATCAATAATTTGA
- a CDS encoding exopolysaccharide biosynthesis polyprenyl glycosylphosphotransferase, translated as MPKKNNYSISERKFFLRVIDISVVIGALFLTSNYLDFFYFDVSHKSLISWLITLSFYLLFFGQIFELYNLKVSSSRFLVFRSIAVTTLLTTLFYIFTPIISPVLPENRLQILYLFLTIFLPLVIWRFLYIGLVFLPKFHKYVLLIGEAKELSDLINLIGKNAPDNSIIGYISKNKIPEFNEFKHFNVDEREISDIVDEHYVSEIIVSKSNISESKSVHNQLIHLFENGVPIISAKKFIENITYLVPELKLDDPFYDYLTFSKSHQSNLYLVFIRFFDILVSLLGVLFLTLLLPLIIIFNFFGNKGSLFYYQDRIGKGGKAFNIIKLRTMVADAEKNGAVWAQKNDNRITFFGKFLRKTRLDEVPQFINILRGDMSLIGPRPERPKFVNELEEQLPFYAIRHVIKPGLTGWAQVMYPYASTIEEQKMKLRYDLYYIKERNILLDSRVIIKTITTILFFRGQ; from the coding sequence ATGCCCAAAAAAAATAATTATAGTATTTCAGAGCGAAAATTTTTCCTTAGAGTTATTGATATATCAGTAGTCATTGGAGCACTATTTTTGACTTCTAATTATTTAGATTTTTTTTATTTTGATGTTTCACATAAAAGTTTGATTTCTTGGTTAATAACATTAAGTTTCTATTTATTATTTTTTGGACAAATATTTGAATTATACAATCTGAAGGTTTCAAGTAGTAGATTCTTGGTATTTCGAAGTATTGCAGTAACAACATTGTTAACAACATTATTCTATATTTTTACACCAATTATTTCGCCAGTACTTCCTGAAAACAGACTACAAATTTTATACTTATTTTTGACAATTTTCTTGCCATTAGTTATTTGGCGTTTTCTCTATATTGGGCTCGTTTTTTTACCAAAATTCCATAAATATGTATTACTTATTGGTGAGGCAAAAGAGTTGTCAGATTTAATTAATTTAATAGGTAAAAACGCACCAGATAATAGTATTATTGGGTATATAAGTAAGAATAAAATACCAGAATTTAATGAGTTTAAACATTTTAATGTTGATGAAAGAGAAATATCTGATATTGTTGATGAACATTACGTTTCAGAAATTATTGTTTCAAAAAGTAATATTTCAGAATCAAAGAGTGTACACAATCAATTGATTCATTTATTTGAAAATGGTGTTCCAATTATAAGTGCAAAGAAATTTATTGAAAATATTACATATTTAGTTCCTGAACTTAAATTGGATGATCCATTTTATGATTATTTAACTTTTAGTAAAAGTCATCAAAGTAATTTATACCTTGTTTTTATTCGTTTTTTTGATATTCTTGTTTCTTTACTTGGTGTACTTTTTTTAACATTATTATTACCATTAATCATTATATTTAATTTTTTTGGAAATAAAGGAAGTTTATTTTATTATCAAGATCGAATAGGTAAAGGAGGAAAAGCCTTTAATATTATTAAGTTGAGGACAATGGTAGCAGATGCAGAAAAAAACGGAGCTGTTTGGGCACAAAAAAATGATAATAGAATTACTTTTTTTGGGAAGTTTTTAAGAAAAACAAGGCTTGATGAAGTACCTCAATTTATTAATATTTTAAGAGGAGATATGAGTTTAATTGGTCCCAGACCAGAGCGTCCAAAATTTGTTAATGAACTAGAAGAGCAATTGCCTTTTTACGCAATACGACATGTAATAAAACCAGGTTTAACAGGTTGGGCACAAGTTATGTATCCATATGCCAGTACAATTGAAGAGCAGAAAATGAAATTAAGATACGATTTGTATTATATCAAGGAAAGAAACATTCTTTTAGATTCTAGAGTTATAATAAAAACAATAACTACAATTTTATTTTTTAGAGGTCAATAA
- a CDS encoding NAD(P)-dependent oxidoreductase — MKKFVAHISGINELSSEAFEVLSSMAKIEYQKLNTDEELKKSLQNCDIFWFRLNHSLTREILRDVRCTYILCAVTGLDHIDVDACKDFGIKIISLKGEKEFLKEVRATAEHTMGLMLTLIRKSKKAFFHTESKQWNRYIFQGTELYKKKIGIFGLGRLGKIVAQYAEVFGMEVYYYDIEEMITPESYKKCSSPEELCSKVDILSIHLPYNESTHFLIDKNLFKLMKSTVSIVNTARGGVVNETDLLDFLKHSNARYATDVLYGEPNIENHPLIEYASKNEQVIITPHIAGNTFESIEKTENFIANKFYDTLLTKI, encoded by the coding sequence ATGAAAAAGTTTGTCGCACATATTTCGGGTATTAACGAGTTGTCAAGTGAGGCTTTTGAAGTTTTATCTTCAATGGCTAAAATTGAATACCAAAAGTTAAATACAGATGAAGAATTGAAAAAATCACTTCAAAATTGTGATATTTTTTGGTTTCGATTGAATCATTCTTTGACACGAGAAATTTTGAGAGACGTTAGATGTACTTATATTTTGTGTGCGGTAACTGGTTTAGATCATATTGATGTAGATGCTTGTAAAGATTTTGGAATAAAAATTATAAGCCTCAAAGGAGAAAAAGAATTTTTAAAAGAAGTTAGAGCAACTGCTGAACATACTATGGGATTAATGCTAACACTTATTAGAAAATCAAAAAAAGCATTTTTTCACACCGAATCCAAGCAATGGAATCGCTATATATTTCAAGGAACAGAATTGTATAAAAAGAAAATAGGAATTTTTGGTTTAGGTAGATTAGGAAAAATAGTAGCACAATATGCTGAAGTATTTGGAATGGAAGTTTATTATTATGATATTGAAGAAATGATAACTCCTGAATCTTATAAAAAATGCTCTTCACCAGAAGAATTATGTTCCAAGGTTGATATTCTTTCAATTCATTTGCCATATAATGAGAGTACTCATTTCCTGATTGATAAAAATTTATTCAAACTGATGAAATCTACAGTTAGCATTGTAAATACAGCAAGAGGAGGGGTTGTGAATGAAACAGATTTGTTAGATTTTTTAAAACATTCAAATGCAAGATACGCAACAGATGTTTTGTATGGAGAACCAAACATAGAAAATCATCCTTTGATTGAATATGCATCAAAAAATGAACAAGTAATTATTACGCCTCATATTGCAGGAAATACGTTTGAATCAATTGAAAAAACGGAAAATTTTATTGCTAATAAATTTTATGATACTCTTTTAACAAAAATATAG
- a CDS encoding O-antigen ligase family protein, which translates to MKDYLKNTRFIFVIFHLVLGLLLLNQGFAKIYAVLIVCFGFIHILKSKNSRQQAVLWSAYLAGSDVLFRMSKGMIFHELHKYVIAAYLILALIVEKDKKAISPIFIFYILLLLIGIAFSEIPYPESIRKAIAFNLSGPISLGLISLYFYKRSISIKKILEILFFLGLPSIAMMSLLYFKTPDIRDIVFGGVANFAASGGFGPNQVSTVLGVGAFALAVHILFKRNYTTFLIFDVILLIYIFYRNLLTFSRGGFLTAVFALVFFATFFIYSKRNRLKSALKYIGIVCFFGLALWLYTSDVTGGMIDNRYSNRNASGIKKEDVTSGRTDIFDSELEGLFQNPIFGMGVGSGKYKRIEETGIVIASHNEMSRLLGEHGTIGILILLILFVVPIFNAMGQPPYAIAFLGAFFIFWFLTINHSAMRVSFPGFIYGLSLIRITLKDENTLHR; encoded by the coding sequence TTGAAAGATTATTTAAAAAATACAAGATTTATATTCGTAATTTTTCACCTTGTCTTAGGTCTCCTATTGTTAAATCAAGGATTTGCTAAAATATATGCTGTTTTAATTGTTTGTTTTGGATTTATTCATATTCTTAAGAGTAAGAATAGTCGACAGCAAGCTGTGCTATGGAGTGCTTATTTAGCAGGAAGCGACGTGTTATTTAGAATGAGTAAGGGAATGATATTTCATGAATTACATAAATATGTAATTGCCGCTTATTTAATTTTAGCATTAATAGTTGAAAAAGATAAAAAAGCAATTTCTCCAATATTTATTTTTTATATACTACTGCTCCTTATAGGAATTGCATTTAGTGAGATTCCATACCCAGAATCTATAAGGAAAGCAATTGCATTTAATTTAAGTGGCCCTATTTCTTTAGGTTTGATTTCGCTTTATTTTTATAAGCGCAGTATTTCTATAAAAAAAATATTGGAAATTTTATTTTTTTTGGGTTTACCAAGTATAGCTATGATGAGTTTACTTTATTTTAAAACCCCTGACATTCGTGATATTGTATTTGGAGGTGTTGCTAATTTTGCTGCTTCAGGTGGGTTTGGTCCAAATCAAGTGTCAACTGTATTAGGTGTTGGTGCATTTGCACTTGCAGTACATATTTTATTTAAGCGAAATTACACAACATTTCTAATTTTTGATGTTATATTGTTAATTTATATTTTTTATCGAAATCTTTTAACCTTTTCACGAGGCGGTTTTTTAACTGCAGTATTTGCTTTAGTATTTTTTGCAACATTTTTCATTTATAGTAAAAGGAATAGACTAAAAAGTGCTCTGAAATATATCGGAATAGTATGTTTTTTTGGTTTAGCATTATGGTTATATACCTCAGATGTTACAGGAGGTATGATTGATAATAGATATTCTAATAGAAATGCTAGTGGAATTAAAAAAGAAGATGTTACATCAGGAAGGACAGATATTTTTGATAGTGAATTAGAAGGTTTATTTCAAAACCCAATTTTCGGTATGGGAGTGGGAAGCGGAAAATATAAGCGGATAGAAGAAACTGGAATTGTGATTGCATCTCATAATGAAATGAGCAGATTATTAGGAGAGCATGGAACGATAGGAATATTAATTTTATTAATCCTATTTGTAGTTCCAATTTTTAATGCAATGGGTCAGCCACCTTATGCCATAGCATTTTTAGGAGCATTTTTTATATTTTGGTTTTTAACAATAAATCATTCTGCAATGCGAGTCTCTTTTCCTGGATTTATTTATGGTCTCAGTTTAATTAGAATAACATTAAAAGATGAGAATACTCTACATAGGTAA
- a CDS encoding glycosyltransferase family 4 protein, which yields MSKNIWILNQTAGKPDSGWGERHYFLSKYWVKEGFNVTIFSGSFNHLFSNQPKISNQIFTKEKVEKGITFCWVKISKYNPNSIFKLWSMIVFAFKILFIPTKKFTKPDIILISSMPIFSVIPAYILSKKYKCKLIFEVRDLWPQTPIHLKGYSKYHPVVIVMALIEKFGFRKAEHIVSVLPNAYHYINKISKEPSKFNYIPNGIDEKFVGKEPVSDDVLKLLPKNKFIVGYTGTLGLANSMEYFMETAKLLKDIDKIHLVVVGDGYLKEKFKQDTAQLTNITFINKIKKSQVQSILSYFNLCYVGRYNSPLYNHGVSYNKYFDYMLAKKPIIESSNLIKDPVELSNCGLIVPPENALAIKKGILKFYNLSTDEINKFGMNGYNYVIKFHNFEYLSSKYSKLF from the coding sequence ATGTCAAAAAATATTTGGATACTTAATCAAACAGCAGGAAAACCAGATTCTGGTTGGGGTGAACGCCATTATTTTTTGAGTAAATATTGGGTGAAAGAAGGTTTTAATGTAACAATTTTTTCTGGTTCATTCAATCATTTGTTTTCTAATCAGCCAAAAATATCTAATCAAATTTTTACAAAAGAAAAAGTTGAGAAAGGCATTACTTTTTGTTGGGTAAAAATTAGTAAATACAATCCAAATAGTATTTTTAAACTATGGAGTATGATAGTTTTTGCATTTAAAATATTATTTATTCCAACTAAAAAATTTACAAAGCCAGATATTATACTTATTTCTTCAATGCCAATATTTTCGGTAATTCCTGCCTATATTTTATCTAAAAAATATAAATGTAAATTAATCTTTGAAGTTCGAGATTTGTGGCCTCAAACTCCAATACATCTTAAGGGGTATTCAAAATATCACCCAGTTGTAATTGTTATGGCACTAATTGAAAAATTTGGTTTTAGAAAAGCAGAACACATTGTTTCTGTTTTGCCCAATGCATATCATTATATTAATAAAATTTCAAAAGAACCATCTAAGTTTAATTATATCCCCAATGGAATTGATGAGAAATTTGTTGGAAAAGAGCCAGTTTCAGATGATGTATTAAAATTGCTTCCAAAAAATAAATTTATTGTTGGTTATACTGGAACACTTGGTTTAGCAAATTCTATGGAATATTTTATGGAAACAGCAAAACTTTTGAAGGATATCGATAAAATACACCTAGTAGTTGTAGGAGATGGGTATTTGAAAGAAAAATTCAAGCAAGATACAGCACAATTGACTAATATTACATTTATAAATAAAATTAAGAAGTCTCAAGTGCAGAGTATACTAAGTTATTTTAATCTATGTTATGTTGGAAGATATAATTCTCCACTATACAATCATGGAGTTTCATATAATAAATATTTTGACTATATGTTAGCCAAAAAGCCAATTATTGAATCATCTAATTTAATTAAAGATCCTGTTGAATTATCAAATTGTGGTTTAATTGTACCTCCAGAAAATGCTTTAGCAATAAAAAAAGGTATCCTTAAATTTTATAACTTATCAACAGATGAAATTAATAAGTTTGGTATGAATGGATATAATTACGTGATTAAATTTCATAATTTTGAGTACTTGAGTTCTAAATATTCAAAACTCTTTTAA
- a CDS encoding glycosyltransferase family 4 protein: protein MRILYIGNNLTKKTKYNSTLTTLSNLLIEEGYDVVVSSNKKNKVLRLFDMCLTVFRNRDIVDYILIDTFSTVSFYFTFFTSQLARLFKIKYIPILHGGNLPERLNKSPRMSQKIFNNSYKNVAPSNYLKTEFEKKGYNTHFIPNTIEIEQYKFKDRIDFKPKLLWVRAFDKTYNPEMAIYVLKELKKEFKNAKLCMIGPFKDNTLILTRKLVEEFNLENDVEITGVMKKENWHKKSEEFDIFINTTNFDNTPISVIEAMALGLPVVSTNIGGIPYLIENEVDGFLVDVNDVKNMTKAIIKLNNNSVEAKKMIKNARLKVEKFDWLFVKDKWKDILK, encoded by the coding sequence ATGAGAATACTCTACATAGGTAATAATCTAACTAAAAAAACGAAGTACAATTCAACCCTAACCACTTTAAGTAATTTACTTATAGAAGAAGGCTATGATGTTGTTGTTTCATCAAATAAAAAAAATAAAGTTTTAAGATTATTCGACATGTGTTTGACAGTATTTAGAAATAGAGATATAGTTGATTATATACTGATTGATACTTTTAGTACTGTTAGTTTTTATTTTACATTCTTTACATCACAATTAGCACGTTTATTTAAAATTAAATATATTCCAATTCTTCATGGTGGTAATTTACCTGAAAGACTGAATAAATCTCCTAGAATGTCACAGAAAATATTTAATAATTCATATAAAAATGTTGCCCCTTCAAATTATTTAAAAACTGAATTTGAGAAAAAGGGATATAACACTCATTTTATACCTAATACAATTGAAATTGAGCAATATAAATTTAAAGATAGAATAGATTTTAAGCCAAAATTACTTTGGGTAAGAGCCTTTGATAAAACATATAATCCAGAAATGGCAATATACGTATTGAAGGAATTAAAAAAAGAATTTAAAAATGCAAAATTATGTATGATTGGTCCATTTAAAGACAATACTTTAATTTTAACACGAAAATTAGTTGAAGAATTTAATTTAGAAAATGATGTTGAAATTACTGGTGTAATGAAAAAGGAAAATTGGCATAAAAAATCTGAAGAGTTTGATATATTTATCAATACAACCAATTTTGATAATACTCCAATTAGTGTAATAGAAGCAATGGCTTTAGGGTTACCAGTTGTTTCAACTAATATTGGCGGAATACCATATTTAATTGAAAATGAGGTTGACGGTTTTTTAGTTGATGTAAATGATGTGAAAAATATGACCAAAGCAATTATTAAATTGAATAATAATTCTGTTGAAGCAAAGAAAATGATTAAAAATGCTAGATTAAAAGTTGAAAAATTCGATTGGTTATTTGTCAAAGATAAATGGAAGGATATTTTGAAATAA
- a CDS encoding glycosyltransferase family 4 protein: MAITIANSLVKYDVESYLCATRSEGNLKLKINSEVNYFFLDRKRTVDISSIIRLKKIIKKNKIDIIHTHSSSYFIATLVKLIYPKVKIVWHDHYGNCEMINSRKVQPIKLFSRFFKEIIAVNNLLKNWSKNTLKFPRVYYLPNYASFNNSKFKTDLKGIEGKRLVCVAGLRPQKDHLNLLKAFKLINYNHKDWTLHLVGNKYDDEYYLSLKKFIHTNGFQDVVFLYHDSIDIENILAQSTIGILSSKSEGLPVSLLEYGLAKLPVVVTDVGECSNVVTNNENGFVVEKENEQFLADKIDFLIKEEKLRKEFSIKFHKHILDNYSEQEIIHRLLKIYNS; the protein is encoded by the coding sequence ATGGCAATCACTATTGCTAATTCATTAGTGAAATATGATGTTGAATCTTACTTATGTGCTACTAGGTCAGAAGGTAACTTAAAATTGAAAATTAATTCAGAAGTAAATTATTTTTTTTTAGATCGTAAAAGGACTGTGGATATTTCTTCAATTATTAGATTGAAAAAAATCATAAAGAAAAATAAAATTGATATTATTCATACACATTCATCATCATATTTCATAGCGACACTTGTCAAGTTAATTTATCCAAAAGTAAAAATTGTTTGGCATGATCATTATGGTAACTGCGAAATGATAAATAGTAGAAAAGTCCAACCAATAAAATTATTTTCTCGATTTTTTAAAGAAATTATTGCCGTAAATAATTTATTGAAAAATTGGTCAAAAAACACATTGAAATTCCCAAGAGTTTATTATTTACCAAATTATGCTTCTTTTAATAATTCAAAATTTAAAACTGATTTAAAAGGGATTGAAGGTAAACGTTTGGTTTGTGTTGCTGGATTGAGACCTCAAAAAGATCATTTAAATCTTTTGAAAGCATTTAAATTAATAAATTACAATCATAAAGATTGGACACTTCATTTAGTTGGAAATAAATATGATGATGAGTATTATTTATCATTAAAAAAATTTATTCACACTAATGGATTTCAAGATGTTGTATTTTTATATCATGATTCAATTGATATTGAAAATATTCTGGCTCAATCAACAATTGGAATTTTAAGTTCAAAATCTGAGGGATTACCAGTTTCTTTATTAGAATATGGTTTAGCAAAATTACCTGTAGTTGTTACCGATGTAGGTGAGTGTTCTAATGTTGTTACCAATAATGAAAACGGTTTTGTTGTGGAAAAAGAAAATGAGCAATTTTTGGCTGATAAAATAGATTTTTTGATTAAAGAAGAAAAATTAAGAAAAGAGTTTTCCATTAAATTTCACAAACATATATTAGACAATTATTCTGAACAAGAAATAATTCATAGATTGCTTAAAATTTACAATTCTTGA
- a CDS encoding phenylacetate--CoA ligase family protein, translating to MQKNIQYIYTKSPILLQNTIISVYGYYWKNRRLGKVFKKYLNNFKVRESYTENEWFDYQTLELRKLLIHAFLSVPYYNKKYSKAGFTLTDFENFKLSDLSKLPYLEKEDLRQFGKTTLLSSKRSKGKFYSSSGSTGTPISVYFSKDFHQIWNAAYEVRVRNWAGVDYKMARGMIGGRRILPNSNAKPPYYRYNAAEMQTYFSAYHISEKTAHNYVEGLIANKVEYLVGYAVSIYTLSDFILKLKIKTPKLKAVLTSSEKLTNTMRLSIEKAFHCKVFDGYSGVEACGLISENNQGELLMSPDTGIMEVIDQTGNQVKNGQSGEVIATGLLNFDQPLIRYRIGDTVTMAKSQKSISGLNFPLVEQIDGRVEDIIVSNDGRKMVRFHGIFIEIPNLKIAQVIQESLEKVTINLVVDENFDSSNEEVIKNRIKSQLGEVIIDFQYLNDIPKNKNGKFKAVISYIKK from the coding sequence ATGCAAAAAAATATACAATATATATATACAAAAAGCCCAATACTATTACAGAATACAATTATATCAGTATATGGTTATTATTGGAAAAATAGAAGGTTAGGTAAAGTATTTAAAAAATATTTAAATAATTTCAAAGTTCGTGAATCATACACTGAAAATGAATGGTTTGATTATCAAACATTGGAATTAAGAAAATTATTAATACATGCATTTTTATCAGTTCCTTATTATAATAAAAAGTACTCGAAAGCAGGATTTACTCTTACGGATTTTGAGAATTTTAAATTATCAGATTTATCAAAACTTCCTTATTTAGAAAAAGAAGATTTAAGACAGTTTGGAAAAACAACATTACTTTCATCTAAGAGAAGTAAAGGAAAATTTTACTCAAGTAGTGGTAGTACAGGTACTCCAATATCTGTTTATTTTTCAAAAGATTTTCACCAGATTTGGAATGCTGCTTATGAAGTAAGAGTTAGGAATTGGGCAGGGGTAGATTATAAAATGGCTAGAGGGATGATTGGTGGTCGTAGAATTTTGCCAAATTCAAATGCGAAACCACCTTATTATAGATACAATGCTGCGGAAATGCAAACGTATTTTTCTGCATATCACATATCAGAAAAGACAGCGCATAATTATGTTGAAGGATTAATTGCTAATAAAGTTGAATATTTAGTGGGTTATGCTGTAAGTATTTATACTTTGTCAGATTTCATTCTTAAATTGAAAATTAAAACTCCAAAATTAAAGGCGGTATTGACATCTAGTGAAAAATTAACAAATACAATGAGATTAAGCATTGAAAAAGCATTTCATTGTAAGGTTTTTGATGGATATAGTGGGGTAGAAGCATGTGGATTGATATCAGAAAATAATCAAGGTGAATTATTGATGAGTCCTGACACTGGTATAATGGAAGTTATTGATCAAACTGGAAATCAAGTAAAAAATGGTCAAAGTGGTGAAGTTATAGCGACTGGTCTATTAAATTTTGACCAACCATTAATTAGATATAGAATTGGTGATACAGTTACAATGGCAAAGAGTCAAAAGTCAATTTCGGGATTGAATTTTCCACTTGTAGAACAAATTGATGGTCGAGTTGAGGATATTATTGTGAGTAATGATGGTCGAAAAATGGTTCGTTTTCATGGAATATTTATTGAAATTCCAAATCTAAAAATAGCTCAAGTAATTCAAGAAAGTTTAGAAAAAGTAACAATAAATTTAGTTGTAGATGAAAATTTTGATTCTAGTAATGAAGAAGTAATTAAGAATAGAATTAAAAGTCAACTGGGTGAAGTTATTATTGACTTTCAGTATTTAAATGATATTCCTAAAAATAAAAACGGAAAATTTAAAGCCGTAATTTCATACATTAAAAAATAG